DNA from Microvirga ossetica:
AGGGTTTCGGCCTGCGCGAGATCGGCAAACCCGACATGGTCGGTGCCGACACGGTGTTCCAGATCGCATCCCTGTCGAAGCCCGTGTCCTCGACCGTCGTGGCGGCGCTGGTGAGTGAAGGGATTATCTCGTGGGACAGCCGGCTCGCGGATATCGATCCTGCCTTCCGCTTGGCTGAGGCTTACCCGACGAGCATGATCACGATCCGCGATCTGTTCGCCCATCGCAGTGGACTTCCGGGTGGCGCCGGCGACGACCTCGAGGAGATCGGTTACGGTCGTGACGAGATCCTTCAGCGTCTGAGGCTGCTGCGCCCGGCCTCCAGCTTTCGCTCAGCGTACGCCTATAGCAACTTCGGTCTCACGGCCGGGGCGGTAGCGGCCGCGAAGCCGACGGGCCGATCCTGGGAAGATGTCGCCGAGGAGAAACTCTTCCGACCGCTTAGGATGACGTCGACCAGTTCCAGGCATGCGGACTTTCTCGCGCGACCGGATCGGGCTGCCTTGCACATCAGGGACAATGGCGGTTGGGCTGCGAAGGTGCGGCGCAATCCGGACCCGCAGGCGCCGGCCGGCGGAGTCAGCTCCACGGTCGGCGATCTGGCAAACTGGGCACGCCTGGAACTCGGCCGCGGAATGTTCGACGGGAAGCGCCTGATCGCCGTTAATGCCCTCGATCAAACCCACGAGCCTCTGATGTCTCGTGGCCCTAATCCGGTCACACAGGCCCAATCATTCTACGGGCTTGGCTGGAATGTGGAGTTCGGACGGCATGGACTGACATGGGGGCATGCGGGGGCCTTCAGTACGGGTGCGCGCAGTCTCGTCACTCTCTATCCGAAATCGGGCCTCGGGATCGTGGTGCTTTCCAATGCATTCCCGACTGGAGTTCCCGAAGGTGTGAGCGACAGCTTTGCCGACATGGTCTTTGACGGGGAGGTCAGCACGGACTGGGTGACAGCTTGGGATAAGGCTTATGCCGGGCTGTTTGGGCCGGCGATCGGGGCGGCGAAGGCAACCTATGCCAAGCCTCCGGTACCGCGAAGTCCCCCCCTTGCGCCCGAGGCCTATGAAGGGCGTTATGCCAATCCTTACGTTGGTGAGGCCATCGTGAAACGCGAGGCAGGAGGTCTTGTGCTGAAGGTCGGGCCGGGAGAGGGGCAAACCACTGCCCTGCATCACTTCGATCGCGATCTGTTCCTCACCTATCCCGGCACAGACATGCCCGAAATGCCCTCGGAGGTCCGGTTCTCAATCGGCCCAGACAGCCGAGCGACGGCGGTGACGATCGATTTCCTAGACGGAAGCGGCGTTGGCACCTTGCGGCGGGCTCCTTAAGCGAGCCCACCTGCCTGTCAGCGTTCGCTACGCAGAGCCCAGCCTCGCCGCGGCTCGTCGTACACGGGCGAGGTCTCGCATTCAGGCCGCTAATAACCGGTCAGCTCATCGGCCTTCGGTGGGTGGGGCACGGGTTGTCCGAGAACCCTCGACATGATTGTCCCGAGAGTTGCAGCATCGTTGTCGAAGCCGCCATGCGAGCGAGATGCGGTCTTGCCACCGATGCCCGTCGAGTAAGCGACCTCAAGCTTCGAGTGGGAGGGAAGCTCCCGCACATAGGTCTGCATTCCGGCAATCGGCGTATTCGGCATCTGCTCATAGGCACGCGAGACCAGATACAGCAGGGAGCGGCTGTAGGACGGCAGCAGGGGAACGTTGGCGGAAACAGTATCATCCTGCTCCAACTGGTCCGTCAGATTGTATAGGTAGATCCGGTCTTGTAACTTCAACGCGCCTTTGCCGGTCAGATAGGGCTCATAATGTTCCTTGAAAAACGCAACCGTGCAGGCCGGCGCCATCAGCTGGATCGTTCCGAGCTCGAGCTTGCTCAGGTTGAACCGTCCCAAGGCGGAGAGCAGGTATCCGAGCACATTTGCACCGGCGCTGTGCCCGACGAGATGTAGCTTCGGGCGCCGAGGCGCTTTGTCGAGGCCGGACAGCAATGGCGACAATCCCTTGAACCCGCCATCGTACTCGGATCTGCGGCTGAAGGACATCAGCGCATCTTGTTTCATGTTTCGCCAGGCGTATGAACCGGTCTGCTTTCCGATGCCGGCCTCAAAGAACCAGTCGGACAACGCGCCGCCGATGCGGCCGACGGCAGGCGACCGGGACAGCTGCCCGAACACCTCATCGATGAACCCTGAATCCCACATCAGATGGAAATTGTAGAGGCGGTTCCGGCCATAGATATTGTTCCGCTTCCAGGTCGCAATGCGCTGGGCCTCGGCCCCGAGCGGGTTCAGGCCACCATGCGCATAAATGATGAGGTGCTCATAGCCGAGATTGTCATTCGCGTCGGCTTTGGTCAGGCGCTCGACGGTCTCCTGCATCTCGGTCGCTGTCGGCGAGCCGTACTTGCCCGCCGTGACGAGGAGCCCGTCATCGATGTTGACGAAATGGCCGACGATGTCGCCTCGGGTTGGCTCGTTGGAACCGAAGAGACCCGTTGTGCTCGTTGGCGTTGCGCCTGGAGCGGCCCCGAATGCCGCCGGGGCGCGGACACCGAGCTGCAGCACCCACGCGTCCATGATCGTGTTCGCCCAGTCCGCATAGATCCACTTCGCAACGCCGTTCACGCCCCAGTCCGGCCCCCAGGAGTTTAGGACCCAGAAGCCCGTGTCGTCGTATCCCACGATCGCAAAGGCATGGCCTCCGACGGAATCGCCGCCGGGCTCGATGAGATCGTCCTTCGGGTTCTCCCAGTGCGAATGGATCTGCGCGGACACGTAGATCACGCCGATCTCATTGAGCGCCGCATGGTAGTCGCTGATATCCGGCTGAAGCCGGAAATAGGCGCCCAGCCGGGTTTCCCGAGCTTCCTTCGCCATGACATAGGTGAGCGCCCAATCTTCGATCCCGGGCTTGTCCGGCGCGGTGGCATCGGTGCAAACGCCGCTCTGGTAAAGACCCTTGATCGCTCCGCGCAGGCTCGATCCTTCGTAGGCCGTGCCCTCCCATTCGTCGTTGCGCTTCGCCATCTCGTAGAGCATGCGCGAGCTCACCGGCTCCGGCCGGTCGGGACCGATTTCCCGGCACCGCAGGAAGTCGATCACATGCGCCAAGGCAAAGCCCGTGCAACTTGAGTCCTTGCCTTGGTCCCGGACGGGAAATGCAATTCGCGGGTAGATGCCGGGATGGAGGGATCTCAGGTGGGGAAGATAGATGCGATCCCGGATGTCGGGCATGTCGGGGAGGATGTCGAGCACATGGGCCCCGAGTTTCTTGCTCACACCGGCGAACGCGCGATTGCCAACTTGGATCCCTGTCGTAATCGGCGTCGTCGATGTGCTTGCATCGGTGGGAACGCTGTCGGGGACCGCTGCGGGCGCGGACCGTGGGGCGTTGCGGATCGTGGCCGGCCGGGAGGAGGAAACATCGGACCGGCTAGTCTTCCGCGATCCTTTCCCGGAGTTCGATTGGGCTCTTGCTCGCGCCATGAAGTCACCGCAGCAGTCGATCGCCCCCGCAACATCATCTCACGCCCCAGGGTAGCCGTCGACTGGGGGAACCTGGTTTTCGACGGAGATTGGCGGCGGAATATCGGGTGTGGGCCGGATAAGGAATATCTGACGGTGGCAGCGGCGGAATGTCGGGATCAGGCCTGTCGGACATAGATCACACCGTTCGTTTGTCTGTTCCTTAGCAAATCGATGAACGGCATCGTCGGGCCGCATTGAGGCAAAGATCTGCCGACAAGCCAGCTCAGAATAGGCTTCAATCTGATCCAATGAGGAACGGATCGCCTCGGATTCAGACCACCGGAACGGCAACCATCGCTTGGACATTATCTCAAACCACAACCCGCTCGTTCAGGGATGACGACAAGTATGTTTGACAATCTGCCCTCGGCGTTGCTTGCACTCTTCCTCGCCTTCTGTGTCCTGTGGCTGATCTGGCAGGCGCTCCGGCGGCTCCGGTCATTCCGCAGAAAGACGCAAGAGCCCTATCTTCAAGCGCAACCCGCGCCTCGCACGAGCCCCCATGAGGCAGCCCAGCCGCAGGCGGCAACCACAATCTCGACCATTCCAGATGCGGCTGATATTCTCGCTCTTAAAGCAGCTATCGACAATCTGGCACGGCAAGTTGCTGCCTTGGAGAAACGACTGGCATCCGGACAAACCGATCTTCAATCAGCCTCGGCTTCACCGAGCGCGAGGACCGTCGAGCCGAGATCGGAGCTACCCGCTGTGACGCCGGATCATCGGATCTGAGGCAGGTTCGGCCGCTTGGCTGTAATTCAGCCTGAACCCCAGACCCGGTCACGTACTCGGCCTCAACGTCTCAGAAGCGTTTGGCTTGTGCTCAAACCAGGAGGGTTACGACATGCTCCGCCTGTAACCCCACTGGTATCGGCGGTTGCTTCGCATCATCAACAGGGTGCGCTCATGCTGGTCCGGATCAATGTCTCTGAGCCGCTTTACAACGCGAACCCGGGCAGCCCACAGGCTGGGTACGGAGGCTCCCAACGTGTCTAGTCCGCCTTGCGCCTGACCGGCCCAATGCGATTCAACACCGCACGCGGAATGTGGTAAGCTTTCACGGCAGCGTCATCCTATGTTGGCGATGCGGTCGCAGCGCTGCACGATCTGGCCAGTGCCTACAGGCGCTTGCGAGCCGCCATGGCCGATGTGCCAGCGTGAAGATCTTGCGGAATGAAGCCAATGAAGAAGCATAGGCGAGTTTCACCAACACTGCTGAGCTTAGCCTTGATATCGGGCTTAATGCTTGCCAGTGCCGGGCTTCGGCTCCCAAACGCGCACGCTGCTACTACTGGCAGCCAGGAGCCTCACTCCTTCACAAAGGAAATCCGCAAGTCCGTGACCCTCAACTACCTCCTCTACGTTCCGTCAGGATACGGGCAGGACACGAGCATGCGCTGGCCGTTGATCCTGTTCCTCCACGGAGCCGGAGAGCGCGGCTCCGATCTCGAAAAGGTCAAAGCCTATGGTCCACCCAGACTGGTATCAGAAGGCCAGGAACTGCCCTTCATCATTGTCTCTCCACAGGCTCCGGAGCGCACCACCTGGGATCCGGACGCGCTTAATGCGCTTCTTGACGAGATTGTCGGCCACTACGCTGTCGATGAAGGCCGGATCTATCTGACCGGTGTCAGCATGGGAGGTGCTGGAGCCTGGAGGTTGGCTTCAGCTTACCCGGAGCGCTTTGCTGCTACAGCGCCGATTTGTGGGGTGGGGGATCCCAGCACGGCCCGGCGACTCGCGAAAATTCCAACATGGGTGTTTCATGGCGCCAAAGATGACCTTGTCCCGCTCCAGGCGAGCCAGGAGATGGTTGATGCCTTGAGGGAGGTTGGAAACGCAGCGAAGTTTACAATCTATCCCGATGCCGGGCACGATTCTTGGACACCGACCTACAACAATCCCGCCCTTCTTGATTGGTTTTTGAACCAGAAACGGCAGGCGCCCAGTGTTTCTCACCTTAGGTGATGGGATCGGTCAAGCTGTCAACTTAAGCGCATAAGAGCTTTTTGACAGTCTCAACTCCAGGCCATTGAATTTGCGTAATCTGCCTCGAACCCGAATCCGCGAAAAGCAAGCAAAACCTGTCAAATTGAGGATGCCGTGGGCTACAGCACAATTGCGAACCCCGGTCCGGAGCTGGATCGGCAAGTGCGATCCCGTCTCGATCCAGTTGTTGTTCGGCTCGGGCTTGGTTGCAAAGGGGTCGGTGTTGCTCGTGTCCGTGCCGCCGCGCAGCATGTACATGAAGCCGACCTTCCCGGCCGGTGGGTCCTTGCGCCCGATCAGGGCGGCCACCCATGCGAGCGCATTGGCGTCGACGCACATCGGGTCCGGTCCGGGAGAGTTCGGATCGTCGGGGATGCAGGTGAACCCATTCGTGCCCTTACGGACTGTGCGCATTTCCCCATGTTCGTTGGCCACCATGATGGTGGCGTTCTTGGCCACCGCGGGCGGGGCCGCCTCCATGGCGCTCTTGATGGCCTACTCGTCACTCATGGGCTTCATGCTGTGCTGGGCCAAGGCCGATGAGGAGACTGCGACAACGCAAAACGCAACCGACGCGAGAGTGCAAAGCCGTCGTATGGCTAACCTCCTGTCGTGATGCGACATGCCATTCTACCCCAATCTCCCTGTTGCGTTAACCTCTCAATAGCATGAGAGAAAGCCGGCACACTGGTCCCAAACCTTCGCCGTTCAGTAATGCGGCCTCTGGCTGACAGGCTTAACAATTTCTCCCAGGAGTGTCTGCTATCCGACAGACAGAGATGCCCTCGTCCAGTATCGGAACTCTATAAAACAAGTGGATGTATGGGGTGGGAGCGGCCGATAAGCTGCCACGCATTTGGTGCCTTGATTGTTGGACTGAGCCGATGAACCGACACTCGTTTAGTTCGCCTGTTGTCGTGACCCTTGAGACCGCCCCCGGGCAGAAGCGTCAGTACCCGATCAGGGACCTCTACAAAGCCATGGCCGCAATGCGCTGGTACAAGCTCAGGCCTCTGAGTGATCTTCGTGTCATCAGTCCTGGAATTTGGCTCGTGACGGCTTCCGCTATAGCCCGGGCGCACGAGCAGCCCGATCCCGCGACCGTCGAGCACGCTCGCGACATGTTTGCCGCTCTTGCAAAAGCCGCCGGAGTTCTCGCCGGTCTGTAAGCTCCAAAAAGGGAATTGGCTGCGGATGTGGAGCGCAAGAAGAAGCACAAGAAGCTGGCCCAGGTCTTCAAGGGCATCTTCAAACGGTGAGACAGCGAGGTCGGCCGGGAAGCGGCTCGCGATCGACAGAGAGAGGTCGAACGGCACTTACCGCTGGGCGACAGTCACTTGTGAGGTCCACAACGGCCGGAGGAGGGGCTCGGCAATGACGCTGCCAATGATGATCAGCGACGCGAGCACCAATCCAATCCGGCCACAGACCGCAACTCGATCCTTCCAGGGCACGTTTGAACCCTCCGAGCGTCTCACATCGCGGACAACGTAGAGGAGTGACGGTTGGTTGCCAATACGGCCAAGCCGGTCCCCGTGCCCCCTTCATGGCTTGCTCCCTTTGGCCTGCTTCGTTGTTTCAGGAAGGAGTGCTAAGTCTTGCAAGACCAACCTCATTCGGCGGGATCTCACCCGGCATGACCACGCGGACGCTCCTCCTTGCGCATGTCGGTAGTGCCGTGCTTGGAACGGCGGCCCTGTGGTGGTTTGTCATGCCGGGAGCCGCCCTGGAAGCGATCGCTGATGGCATTTCAGCCGCTGCCGTGGCGGGCTATGCTGAAATCATGGCGATCAGGCTTGGCCTTCTCTGACATTCTCTCATGCGGATTGCGTGGGTCGGCGCCGACAACCCGATGATCGCACCACTGCCTGCGCTGAAGGCAGCAGCTCCACTCGAAGTACAGTGATTTCGTCCCAGCGGGCCTCCCTGAAGCCAGCTATGGTCTCTCGGCTTGGATCGTTGGAGCATTGCCCCCATTGCTCCTTCTCCAGGCGGGGAGGGGCCGGCGATGGTGCCATTTCTGGCCCCTCCCTCCCCACGCAAAAGCTCCCTCGCCGACGAGTTGATGGAGCCGGGACGGAGCTGAGTCTCAAACCCACTCTCACGACAGATGAATAGGCCTGTAAGGCGCCACAGGGTGTATCTTGGTTCCAACGGGAAACGCCCGTGACCTGCACCGCTTCCTCGAAGTGGGCAAGGACTTTTCATCGTGGATGAAGGACCGCATCAACCAGGACAGCTTCGTGGAAGGCGTCGACTGCGGTGTTGACTTTGGTCCCCTAAGCATCGTTCAGAAGGGATATGGAAATCGGTCAGCTGCCATCTGTATGTGCGAGCGGCCAAGAGGCTAGGGGTGTTGAGGCAGCTCGCCCGGATCTGCGTCTAACAACCGGATTATTGCAGTGATGAGTAGTATCGTGGTGATGATGCCGCTCACGCCCACGATGAACCGAAAAAAGTGTTCTACGAAATCCTCTGGCAGCCGCCTCATGATCTCCCCCCGAGATCTCTTCTAGGGAGGAAATCGGCGGTGATCCGTAACATAGGTTAGGGAGCGCTCGGCGATCTCGTCTGTCGGTGCCTTCTCCAGAAACATGACGCCGTGGTTCGCCCCTCGGCTCTGCACCAGACGCGCTTGGACCGGCTTTGGTGCACAATTCAGACGTGGGCTGCTTTCATTCCCTGGCGCTGGAGCTTA
Protein-coding regions in this window:
- a CDS encoding C1 family peptidase; protein product: MSKKLGAHVLDILPDMPDIRDRIYLPHLRSLHPGIYPRIAFPVRDQGKDSSCTGFALAHVIDFLRCREIGPDRPEPVSSRMLYEMAKRNDEWEGTAYEGSSLRGAIKGLYQSGVCTDATAPDKPGIEDWALTYVMAKEARETRLGAYFRLQPDISDYHAALNEIGVIYVSAQIHSHWENPKDDLIEPGGDSVGGHAFAIVGYDDTGFWVLNSWGPDWGVNGVAKWIYADWANTIMDAWVLQLGVRAPAAFGAAPGATPTSTTGLFGSNEPTRGDIVGHFVNIDDGLLVTAGKYGSPTATEMQETVERLTKADANDNLGYEHLIIYAHGGLNPLGAEAQRIATWKRNNIYGRNRLYNFHLMWDSGFIDEVFGQLSRSPAVGRIGGALSDWFFEAGIGKQTGSYAWRNMKQDALMSFSRRSEYDGGFKGLSPLLSGLDKAPRRPKLHLVGHSAGANVLGYLLSALGRFNLSKLELGTIQLMAPACTVAFFKEHYEPYLTGKGALKLQDRIYLYNLTDQLEQDDTVSANVPLLPSYSRSLLYLVSRAYEQMPNTPIAGMQTYVRELPSHSKLEVAYSTGIGGKTASRSHGGFDNDAATLGTIMSRVLGQPVPHPPKADELTGY
- a CDS encoding prolyl oligopeptidase family serine peptidase, which produces MTLNYLLYVPSGYGQDTSMRWPLILFLHGAGERGSDLEKVKAYGPPRLVSEGQELPFIIVSPQAPERTTWDPDALNALLDEIVGHYAVDEGRIYLTGVSMGGAGAWRLASAYPERFAATAPICGVGDPSTARRLAKIPTWVFHGAKDDLVPLQASQEMVDALREVGNAAKFTIYPDAGHDSWTPTYNNPALLDWFLNQKRQAPSVSHLR
- a CDS encoding serine hydrolase — protein: MAAGMAFLPGVAEAQTIQRERITNALPRLEAMIDRIIAAKEVPGLSIAIIHDDEVVYRKGFGLREIGKPDMVGADTVFQIASLSKPVSSTVVAALVSEGIISWDSRLADIDPAFRLAEAYPTSMITIRDLFAHRSGLPGGAGDDLEEIGYGRDEILQRLRLLRPASSFRSAYAYSNFGLTAGAVAAAKPTGRSWEDVAEEKLFRPLRMTSTSSRHADFLARPDRAALHIRDNGGWAAKVRRNPDPQAPAGGVSSTVGDLANWARLELGRGMFDGKRLIAVNALDQTHEPLMSRGPNPVTQAQSFYGLGWNVEFGRHGLTWGHAGAFSTGARSLVTLYPKSGLGIVVLSNAFPTGVPEGVSDSFADMVFDGEVSTDWVTAWDKAYAGLFGPAIGAAKATYAKPPVPRSPPLAPEAYEGRYANPYVGEAIVKREAGGLVLKVGPGEGQTTALHHFDRDLFLTYPGTDMPEMPSEVRFSIGPDSRATAVTIDFLDGSGVGTLRRAP